The proteins below come from a single Candidatus Aminicenantes bacterium genomic window:
- a CDS encoding FHA domain-containing protein, with protein MQLNVYWIIALVLLIAALLGMGILIRRRKSLYDEIDSELDEESSAEEEVFPPAHDLFDSSVWGRVDIMVEGRRISTQRVHLTTATIGRDPGQAQIVIPELIVSKQHCELFEKSGSLWIRDAGSTNGLFRDGEQIQEAEVTHGAVFSLGRRGSVKLVFTTDPPQES; from the coding sequence ATGCAATTGAATGTGTATTGGATAATCGCCCTGGTCCTGCTGATTGCCGCCCTGTTGGGGATGGGCATCCTGATCCGGCGCCGGAAATCCCTCTACGATGAGATCGATTCCGAACTGGATGAGGAATCGTCAGCTGAAGAAGAAGTGTTCCCCCCGGCCCACGACCTATTTGATTCCTCCGTGTGGGGGCGGGTGGATATAATGGTGGAGGGCCGGCGCATTAGCACCCAGCGGGTTCACTTGACCACCGCGACAATCGGCCGGGATCCCGGTCAGGCCCAGATTGTGATTCCCGAGTTGATTGTCTCAAAGCAGCATTGTGAGTTGTTTGAAAAATCAGGCAGTTTGTGGATCCGCGATGCCGGATCCACCAACGGCTTGTTCCGTGACGGAGAGCAGATTCAGGAGGCTGAAGTCACCCATGGAGCTGTCTTTTCACTGGGACGGCGAGGCAGCGTTAAGCTGGTTTTTACCACGGATCCCCCCCAGGAAAGTTGA
- the folK gene encoding 2-amino-4-hydroxy-6-hydroxymethyldihydropteridine diphosphokinase yields the protein MIYYLSMGSNLGNRRRNLEKGIRHLGAQGRIGPVSSLYRTRPQGMPSGTPDFFNLALRLDSGLEPMQLLQWIKVIEALMGRGLRPGPPRSRCLDADILLAGHRVHNTAELTIPHPRMTRRAFVLVPLAEIAPQMVHPVLGLKIIELLTRLDDQDGILRIDNPPAKPGV from the coding sequence ATGATCTATTACTTGTCAATGGGATCCAACCTGGGTAATCGCCGTCGCAACCTCGAAAAGGGCATCCGCCACCTTGGGGCGCAGGGCCGAATCGGTCCGGTTTCTTCATTGTACCGAACCCGTCCGCAAGGTATGCCCTCGGGGACTCCCGATTTTTTTAACCTGGCCCTGCGCCTGGACTCAGGACTTGAGCCCATGCAATTGCTGCAATGGATCAAAGTGATTGAAGCCTTGATGGGCCGCGGCCTGCGCCCGGGTCCTCCACGCTCCCGTTGTCTGGATGCGGACATTCTGCTGGCGGGACATCGCGTGCACAATACCGCTGAATTAACCATCCCCCATCCGCGCATGACGCGGCGCGCCTTTGTACTCGTGCCCCTGGCGGAAATCGCCCCACAAATGGTTCACCCCGTGCTGGGGTTGAAAATCATTGAATTGCTTACCCGCCTGGACGATCAAGACGGGATCCTGCGCATCGACAACCCGCCCGCCAAGCCCGGCGTTTGA
- a CDS encoding flavodoxin-dependent (E)-4-hydroxy-3-methylbut-2-enyl-diphosphate synthase, protein MPVMRREIFVGSVGIGGNHAVSIQSMTNTDTRDVDVTLAQIRALATAGCEIVRVALPAHDAVDAFGLIVRDSFLPVIADVHFDASLALAAIEAGAHGLRINPGNIGDRRRLVPVIRSAAERGTPIRIGVNAGSLEKRFRDSAQPRYRAMVDSLMQHVRFFRDQGFELIKISLKSSRVKETVAANRLVVQACNYPIHLGVTEAGSGLDGEVKSAVGIGALLLDGIGDTIRVSLTADPVREVRVAKALLAAVGLRRTGVEVISCPTCARTSVDLIPLVERVKSCLAGLKSGRRLTVAVMGCEVNGPGEARDADVGLAFSRTRGFIFRNGKVVARVEVAQAVERLEKEVRRMLASGE, encoded by the coding sequence ATGCCGGTTATGCGGCGGGAAATTTTTGTAGGGTCCGTGGGCATCGGCGGCAACCATGCGGTTTCCATCCAGTCCATGACCAACACCGATACCCGGGACGTGGATGTCACCCTGGCGCAGATCCGCGCCCTGGCCACGGCGGGATGCGAGATCGTGCGCGTGGCGTTGCCCGCGCATGATGCCGTTGATGCGTTCGGCCTCATTGTCCGGGATTCTTTCCTGCCGGTGATCGCGGACGTGCATTTCGACGCTTCCCTGGCCCTGGCGGCGATTGAGGCCGGGGCCCACGGATTGCGCATCAACCCGGGAAACATTGGCGACCGGCGCCGCCTGGTACCGGTTATTCGATCCGCGGCGGAACGCGGGACTCCCATCCGCATCGGCGTAAACGCCGGCTCATTAGAAAAGCGCTTCCGCGATTCCGCGCAGCCCCGTTACCGGGCCATGGTGGATTCCCTGATGCAACATGTGCGCTTTTTTAGAGACCAGGGTTTTGAACTTATCAAGATCTCGTTGAAGTCTTCGCGGGTGAAAGAGACCGTGGCGGCCAACCGCCTGGTGGTTCAGGCATGCAATTATCCGATCCACCTTGGCGTTACAGAGGCCGGTTCGGGCCTGGACGGCGAAGTCAAGTCCGCGGTGGGAATCGGCGCGCTGCTCTTGGACGGCATCGGGGATACCATCCGCGTGAGCCTGACCGCGGATCCCGTTCGCGAAGTCCGCGTGGCCAAGGCCCTGCTGGCCGCGGTCGGACTGCGCCGGACCGGGGTCGAGGTGATCTCCTGCCCCACCTGCGCCCGCACTTCCGTGGACCTGATCCCCCTGGTCGAGAGAGTAAAAAGCTGCCTGGCGGGCCTAAAGTCCGGACGGCGCCTGACCGTTGCGGTCATGGGGTGTGAAGTGAACGGTCCGGGGGAGGCGCGGGACGCCGACGTGGGCCTGGCGTTTTCGCGTACGCGCGGATTCATTTTTCGTAACGGGAAAGTGGTGGCACGGGTCGAAGTTGCGCAAGCGGTGGAGCGGCTGGAAAAGGAAGTCCGGCGCATGCTGGCTTCCGGCGAGTGA
- the smc gene encoding chromosome segregation protein SMC → MNIYLDKLDLQGFKSFPEKTVIRLHQGITAVVGPNGCGKSNIVDAIFWVLGEQRIKNLRGEVNEDLIFNGSMQLKPLGMAEVGAHFVKGDENVYMARRFFRTGESKYILNDKYCRNRDIQDALYDMQLGERKYFIFEQGSIDKLISLKPSEKRLLIEEAAGILQYLERKKETAQKLVVAEQNLDNLEILGADKESRLKELRNQVNYVRRYREFKEKREALLSTLLFRRHRGLADSFATTRTSLEKLLEKEKSLNFEITRREKESLEDEECRWKLDRELKQEQHEVYESRRRIQELRNDADKLEQRRSFLEQRIHELETLCANAVKEGESLGQEADTAAAEVADLESCLKEVREKSVAIDARLDAVKLRIKENATRNAESRDAAFRLQNELSGISNIIRDMDKRSGRLENEIEAKSAFVAELAAQLNEKEIQEAETRLNQARAREQKDSQAFRAESERLQVAGRELEKLIAEEKNASGEVRNLQSQIDKYQQVRERLNRNGQNGEKIETAGLLQEQVQAERDDHRWLENFYFEEMTAPLLKRNADALQSALPRLWLRRERRDETPAEIERDPGVLARVKDRFSVRDTQFKQALRNGVLVRSLEDGLRIFETHGVNVVTPDGVVITRDGIMVRNRERGILDVMDEIRAAQASQAEWEKVISRLGEERKTAEAELQKIQTGRGELENRLRNVRGELTGWQTRLETLKRDRDAVMKRVERTRAEIQFLKAEKRALETEFVAREASQKALDDQMEEMRRTLDSATDTEKETVAESARVEKELLQSEGRVNLLAEQLRSHQADLRRLQEAGRNLEARRSAHEEECRNLKQELSSSGEKVVTLRREADELEGKREKREKAIREQEGRFQELSGRLRERTRELEALRTELEEVRNKRGALEIEVSSLKKDTARLQDIAFQELNTDLESLVPGEEWQDLDLGQLQEESDQSNLRLTKMRDSNRLNFSAESEYEILSKEYGFLISQKEDVMKSINDLNEAIRRIDAESRQSFMEAFEKIRGYFLKNFQILFEGGDAEMALTDPDDILESGLEIQAQPPGKKLQSLRLLSGGEKTLTSLAFLFALFEYKPSPFCVFDEVDASLDEANIQRFLKFLHKLKAQTQFLIITHNFKTMEEADYIYGISMNEPGVSSVFSMRMTGRGGLQVADRPE, encoded by the coding sequence ATGAATATCTACCTGGATAAACTCGACCTGCAGGGATTCAAGTCTTTTCCCGAAAAGACCGTGATCCGTCTCCATCAAGGCATTACCGCCGTGGTGGGGCCCAACGGCTGCGGCAAGAGCAACATTGTGGACGCCATTTTCTGGGTGCTGGGCGAACAGCGCATCAAGAACCTGCGGGGTGAAGTCAACGAGGACCTGATTTTCAACGGCAGCATGCAACTCAAACCTTTGGGCATGGCCGAAGTCGGGGCGCATTTCGTTAAAGGCGATGAAAACGTTTACATGGCGCGCCGCTTTTTCCGCACCGGTGAAAGCAAATACATTCTCAATGACAAGTACTGCCGCAACCGAGATATCCAGGACGCTTTGTACGACATGCAGTTGGGGGAGCGCAAGTACTTTATCTTTGAACAGGGCAGCATTGACAAGTTGATCTCTTTGAAGCCCAGTGAGAAACGCTTGTTGATTGAAGAGGCGGCCGGCATTCTCCAGTACCTGGAGCGCAAGAAAGAAACCGCCCAGAAACTCGTTGTGGCGGAACAGAACCTGGACAACCTGGAGATATTGGGCGCGGACAAGGAATCCCGCCTGAAGGAACTGAGAAACCAGGTAAATTATGTGCGCCGTTACCGCGAGTTCAAAGAAAAGCGCGAGGCGCTGTTGTCAACCCTGCTTTTCAGGCGGCACCGGGGGTTGGCGGATTCTTTTGCCACAACCCGGACCAGCCTGGAAAAACTGCTGGAAAAAGAGAAGTCCCTGAATTTCGAGATCACCCGCCGCGAGAAAGAATCGCTGGAAGATGAGGAATGCCGCTGGAAACTGGATCGTGAGCTGAAACAGGAACAACATGAAGTTTACGAGAGCCGCCGGCGCATCCAGGAATTGCGCAATGACGCGGATAAGTTGGAGCAGCGGCGGTCTTTCCTTGAGCAGCGTATCCACGAGTTGGAAACGCTTTGCGCCAACGCCGTCAAGGAAGGGGAATCGTTGGGACAAGAGGCCGATACCGCGGCGGCTGAAGTGGCGGACCTGGAATCGTGCTTGAAAGAGGTTCGCGAAAAGAGCGTCGCTATCGATGCGCGCCTGGATGCTGTCAAGTTACGTATCAAAGAGAATGCGACCCGCAACGCGGAATCGCGGGACGCGGCGTTTCGCCTGCAGAACGAGTTGTCCGGAATCAGTAACATCATCCGGGACATGGACAAGCGTTCAGGGCGGCTGGAAAATGAAATCGAGGCCAAGTCGGCATTTGTGGCCGAGTTGGCCGCCCAGCTGAATGAAAAAGAAATCCAGGAGGCCGAAACCAGGCTGAACCAGGCGCGGGCGCGGGAGCAAAAGGATTCCCAGGCATTCAGAGCTGAAAGCGAGCGCCTGCAGGTAGCCGGCCGGGAGCTTGAGAAACTCATCGCCGAAGAGAAAAATGCCTCCGGTGAGGTCCGCAACCTGCAAAGCCAGATCGACAAGTACCAGCAGGTTCGAGAGCGGCTGAACCGGAATGGACAAAACGGGGAAAAAATCGAAACCGCGGGGCTACTCCAGGAGCAGGTCCAGGCGGAACGCGACGATCATCGCTGGTTGGAGAATTTCTATTTCGAGGAGATGACCGCACCATTGCTCAAGCGCAATGCGGATGCGTTGCAAAGCGCCTTGCCCAGGTTGTGGTTGCGGCGGGAACGCCGGGATGAGACGCCTGCGGAGATTGAACGGGATCCTGGTGTGCTGGCGCGGGTCAAGGATCGATTTTCAGTCCGGGACACTCAATTCAAACAGGCATTGCGTAACGGCGTGCTGGTACGCAGCCTTGAAGACGGATTGCGCATTTTCGAGACCCATGGCGTCAATGTGGTCACTCCGGACGGAGTTGTGATCACCCGCGACGGCATCATGGTGCGCAACCGCGAGCGCGGTATTCTCGACGTAATGGATGAAATCCGCGCGGCCCAGGCATCCCAGGCGGAGTGGGAAAAAGTTATCAGCCGGCTCGGCGAGGAAAGGAAAACGGCTGAAGCCGAACTGCAAAAAATCCAGACCGGGCGCGGCGAACTGGAAAACCGGCTGCGGAATGTACGCGGTGAACTCACTGGATGGCAGACCCGTCTGGAGACCCTAAAGCGTGACCGGGATGCCGTGATGAAACGGGTAGAGCGAACCCGGGCTGAAATCCAGTTTCTGAAAGCGGAAAAGCGGGCCCTGGAAACCGAATTCGTTGCCCGGGAGGCCAGCCAAAAAGCGCTCGATGACCAGATGGAAGAGATGCGGCGCACCCTAGATAGCGCGACCGACACCGAGAAAGAAACAGTCGCGGAATCCGCCCGGGTGGAAAAAGAGCTCTTGCAGTCAGAGGGCCGGGTCAATCTGCTTGCCGAGCAACTGCGCTCGCACCAGGCCGACCTGCGCCGCCTGCAGGAAGCGGGGCGCAACCTGGAAGCACGGCGCAGCGCCCACGAAGAGGAATGCCGCAACCTGAAACAGGAACTGTCCAGTTCAGGTGAAAAAGTAGTCACGCTGAGGCGGGAAGCGGATGAACTGGAGGGCAAACGCGAGAAGCGGGAGAAAGCGATCCGCGAGCAGGAAGGGCGTTTCCAGGAGTTGTCCGGGCGGCTGCGTGAACGCACCCGGGAGCTGGAGGCTTTGCGGACCGAGTTGGAGGAGGTGCGAAATAAACGCGGCGCACTGGAAATTGAAGTCTCTTCCCTAAAAAAAGATACCGCGCGTCTCCAGGACATTGCCTTTCAGGAATTGAATACGGACCTGGAAAGCCTGGTTCCCGGCGAGGAATGGCAAGATCTGGACCTGGGACAACTTCAGGAAGAATCAGACCAGTCCAACCTCAGGCTGACAAAGATGCGCGACAGCAATCGTCTCAACTTCTCCGCTGAATCCGAATACGAGATCCTGTCAAAGGAATATGGGTTTCTGATCTCTCAGAAAGAAGACGTGATGAAATCCATTAATGACCTGAACGAGGCCATCCGCAGGATTGACGCCGAATCCCGCCAGAGTTTCATGGAAGCATTCGAAAAGATCCGGGGATATTTTCTCAAGAATTTCCAGATCCTCTTTGAAGGTGGCGACGCGGAAATGGCTTTAACGGATCCGGATGACATACTGGAATCCGGCTTGGAGATCCAGGCCCAACCCCCCGGAAAGAAGCTGCAAAGCCTGCGCCTTTTGTCCGGCGGGGAAAAAACCCTGACCTCGCTGGCGTTCCTGTTTGCTCTTTTTGAGTACAAACCCTCCCCTTTCTGTGTTTTCGACGAAGTGGACGCCTCCCTGGACGAGGCCAATATCCAGCGCTTTCTGAAGTTTTTGCACAAGCTCAAGGCCCAGACCCAGTTCCTGATCATCACCCACAATTTCAAAACCATGGAAGAGGCGGACTACATCTACGGCATCAGCATGAATGAACCGGGTGTCTCGTCGGTGTTTTCCATGCGCATGACCGGGCGCGGCGGTTTGCAGGTAGCGGATCGTCCGGAATAA
- a CDS encoding surface layer protein B, translating to MSRWRLLFLLAFFVMFSLFLVAQQSPWRLAPPNPEFSRFFQATGSSTPAQAESHPGLAGLVPSPLDLSHLLAPATPAVFPRRFDLRGTGRLPLIRDQDGYPACQAFATMGMLESMLLPQEKLDLSEWHIYRYHGFDFHNEYGDYTGGNWQMNAAYLLRWSGPVGEEDSPYGSGDDPDALQLPPVKHIQNMRFFAPRRDALDNAEIKQFLMAQGPFYVSIFYDSSSYNSSTASHYYSGEPNANHGVLVVGWDDDYNRNRFLQIPPENGAFILRNSWGGQYGDGGYFYMSYYDTGFMPRIGVPRVEEADNYGLVYQYDPLGVISFLGGVSSHAWGCNVFSAREAGELTAVGFYLMDSNSAYTIRVYRRLAGESPETGRLYLEQQGTWPHAGFITVPLEAGVPLAQDERFAVAVHFQTPGTRYPIPVEYPINGYSSPATASPGQSFVSLNGEGWHDLTGILADSNVCIKGYSAYSTPVQASISARLLHSAGWILSYPYVSVDVSVDFAGVAVESVAVYRRDDTFGTRKVMEIPVAELAEGAVEWLDTSVSTGRDYAYQVRCFGPGGRFRGRSGWSTVEVVQ from the coding sequence ATGTCACGATGGCGCCTGTTGTTCCTCCTTGCCTTTTTTGTTATGTTTTCGCTTTTCCTGGTTGCGCAGCAATCACCTTGGCGCCTGGCGCCGCCCAACCCTGAGTTCAGCCGTTTCTTTCAGGCAACCGGATCCAGTACGCCGGCGCAGGCGGAAAGTCACCCGGGGTTGGCTGGATTGGTGCCGTCTCCCCTCGACCTGTCCCACCTCCTCGCTCCAGCAACTCCGGCGGTCTTCCCGCGCCGGTTTGACCTGCGCGGAACGGGTCGTTTGCCCTTGATCAGGGACCAGGATGGCTATCCCGCCTGCCAGGCTTTCGCCACCATGGGCATGCTGGAGTCCATGTTGCTGCCGCAGGAGAAGCTGGACCTCTCGGAATGGCATATTTACCGCTATCACGGTTTTGACTTTCACAACGAATACGGCGATTACACCGGGGGCAACTGGCAGATGAACGCCGCCTATCTGTTGCGCTGGTCCGGTCCGGTCGGGGAGGAAGACTCGCCCTACGGGTCGGGAGACGATCCGGATGCGCTGCAATTGCCGCCGGTCAAGCATATCCAGAACATGCGTTTCTTCGCTCCGCGGCGCGATGCCCTGGACAATGCCGAAATCAAGCAGTTCCTGATGGCTCAGGGACCTTTCTACGTCAGTATTTTCTACGATTCAAGCAGTTACAACTCCTCGACCGCGTCCCATTACTATTCCGGGGAACCCAACGCCAACCACGGCGTATTGGTGGTGGGCTGGGACGATGATTATAATCGCAATCGTTTTCTGCAGATTCCCCCGGAAAACGGCGCCTTTATCTTGCGCAACAGTTGGGGAGGTCAATATGGAGACGGCGGCTATTTCTACATGTCCTATTACGATACCGGCTTTATGCCCCGCATCGGCGTGCCCCGGGTGGAGGAAGCCGACAATTACGGACTGGTTTACCAATACGATCCCCTGGGCGTGATCTCTTTTCTGGGAGGCGTATCCAGCCACGCCTGGGGATGTAACGTGTTCTCCGCCCGGGAAGCCGGGGAACTGACCGCGGTGGGTTTCTATTTGATGGACTCGAATTCCGCTTATACTATTCGTGTGTACCGCCGTCTTGCCGGAGAAAGTCCGGAAACGGGGCGTCTGTACCTGGAGCAGCAGGGTACGTGGCCCCACGCCGGGTTTATAACGGTACCCCTGGAAGCGGGGGTTCCCCTGGCGCAAGATGAACGTTTCGCCGTGGCGGTCCATTTCCAGACCCCGGGGACGCGTTATCCCATCCCGGTGGAATACCCGATCAATGGCTATTCTTCACCGGCCACGGCCTCTCCGGGGCAGAGCTTCGTCAGCCTTAACGGCGAAGGCTGGCATGACCTGACCGGTATTCTGGCGGACAGCAACGTTTGCATCAAGGGATACTCGGCGTATTCCACCCCGGTGCAGGCTTCCATTTCCGCCCGCTTGCTGCACTCCGCGGGCTGGATCCTGAGCTATCCCTATGTGAGCGTGGATGTCTCGGTGGATTTTGCCGGAGTAGCGGTGGAGTCGGTGGCGGTGTATCGCCGCGATGATACTTTCGGCACACGCAAGGTCATGGAGATCCCGGTCGCCGAGTTGGCGGAGGGAGCTGTTGAATGGCTGGACACTTCCGTGTCTACGGGGCGGGATTACGCCTACCAGGTCCGTTGTTTCGGCCCGGGAGGACGCTTCCGGGGACGTTCCGGCTGGTCGACGGTGGAGGTTGTGCAATGA